The sequence GCGCGGCCAAGAGCACGGCCGCCGAGGAGTAGCCGCCGCGCCTCACCCCTGCATCTGGGCCAGCCGGCGCGAGAGGGGGGCATCCCCTCCCGCGTCGATGGCGCTCAGGTGTTCCCGGAGGCTCCCCCCGGCCGTGCGCAGGTGGGCCTCCAGGGAGGGCTTGAGCCCCTCCCACCGGTGCCGCCACCCCTCCTCGGAGCTGCCCCGCAGCCCGGGGCGCTCGGCGAGCAGGACGCCCAGGCGCAGCGCCAGCTCCGGATCTCCCAGCGCCTCCACCTCGCGCGTCACGGCGCGGAGGGGCGTAGGCGCCGAGGCCGCGCCCTTCCATTGCTGCGTGGCCCGGACGAAGGCCGCCACGTCCAGCTCTGCCAGCAGCCCCAGGGCCAGCCGCAGCGGCAACCGGGGCTTTCCCGGGGGCTCCACCACGCGGCCCATGAGCGCGTCGAGCACGGGCCTCACGGGCGAAGGGTCCGCGCCGCCCAGCAGCCGGAGCGCCCGGCGTGCCCGGCGCGCCTGACGGGCCACCTGCCAGCTTCGTTCGCCCAGCTGGGACTCCAGGGCCGTGAGCGCCTGCGCCGCGTGTTCCACCTGCTGGGCGGTCGGCACCCTCGCGCGGACCCGCGGCGGCAACACGGGAAGGGGCTCGGCGGTAGGAGCGGCCACGGGCGCGGGCGCGGGCGGGGCGTCGCCGGACGTCACCTCGAGGTAGCCTTCGCGCAGCTTCTCCGCGACCTTGCGCTCGTACTCGCGGCTCGCGCTTTGCGCATCGGGGAAGACCTTCTCCTTGCGCTGCCCCGCGGTGCCGATCCGGCCGTAGGTCACGATGAAGGTGCTGTCCTTCAGTTCAGGGCTCCAGAACTTGGAGCTGCTCCCCTCGACGAACTCGAACCTGCGCATGGCTGCTGCTCCCTCGGTAAGGTTTGATCAGAACATGTCCGGCATGGCGGGCGGCGGACTGGAGAACACCGCAGCCGCCTGGCGTACGGAGGCATCATCCGCCGAGAGCAATCCCACCGAGCGCAGTGCCTCCGGCGGCAGGAAGCCCGAGTAGAGCGGCGCGAGCGTCCGGACATTCAACCGCAGCCGTCCCTCGCCTCCCCGCTCCACCCGGCCCTGCCCGCCCGAGACGTGGAGCACGAAGCGCCCCTGGTTCCCGGCGAAGAGCTCGTCCTCCACCTCCAGGTGCAGGGACGCGGAGAGGCCTTCGGGATACCCACGTGCCTCCAGGGCCCCCGGGACATCCAGGATCCTCAGCATCCAATGGTAGAGCAGCTTCACCTGGTACGTCTGCTCCGGGAGCAGGAGGAGCCACGGCTCCGCGGCCCCGCCCGTCCACACGGCCTCCAGGGCCAGCGACTTGTGGTCGCCCAGGAAGCTCAGCAGCCGCCGCGCCGCCTCGGGGGTGAGGGCCACGAAGTCCGTGACCATCAGCTCCTGCTTGTATTCCACCTTGCGCCGGCGCACGACGTAGACATAGCCCTCCACGCCCTGGGCCCCCTCGACGAGAAAACCGTAGGCGGTCTCGTTGCGCGGACTGTGGACCCGGTTCCAGATGTGGGGCACGCGGTCGAGATACCCGTGCCGTGAGGCCGCATGGCGGCGGTAGACGTCCTTCAGCGCCGCCTGATCCGCCTCCGTCACCGGCCGCAGTGCCAGGGTCCGCTCGCGGACCGTGAGCCCTTCCACCTGCACGCGAATCTCGTACCGGGAGCCCGCAGGCTCGTAGCCCACGCGCCGGTAGAGGGGCTGGGTGGACGGAAAGAGCACGGAGAGCGCCATGCCCGCCTCCCGCTGCTCCTGGAGGAGCTGGCGCATGAACTGGGTGGCCGCGCCCCGGCCTCGCGCATGGGGGGCCACGCCCACCGCGCCCACGCCCGCCATGGAGACCCGGCGCCCGCCGTACCACTGGCCCATGGGAATGGGCAGCGCCATGGCCACCACCTGCCCGTTCTCGCGCAGCACCCGGAAGTTCTCCGGGCCGGCCTTGTCCAGGAACCCGGCCGCATCCGGAAGAGGGAACGCGAACGCCTGCGCCTCGATGTTGACCATCGCTTCGCGCTCTTCCGGCCCTGCGGGGGGGCCAAACCGAGGCCTGTCCGTCACCATGAGTCCTCTGCTTTCGGATGAACCCTCGATAGTATTCCAAACCAACCGTGAACCTGTCCTGTCAATCCTGCGGCGCCCAGCTCGTGGTGGAAGCGGCGCTGCGCACCGCCACGTGCCCTTACTGCGCGGCCCCCACGGTGGTGGAGCGCCCTCCCACGCGGGACCAGCCCCAGCCCACGTTCGCGCTCGGGTTCGTGCAGCGTCCCGAGCGGGCCCGGGAGCTGGCGCGGGAGAACCTCCTGCGGCGCAGCTTCTGGGCTCCCGCCAGCGTCCGCAACGCCTCGGTCGAGGCCCTGCGCGGCATCTACGTCCCCGCCTACCTCTACAGCGTGCTGGTGCGCTCCGAGTACGCCGCGTCCATCGGCGAGAACTACACCGAGACGGAGACGTACACGGCGACGGAGAACGGCCGGCAAGTCACCCGCACCCGGCAAGTCACCCGCACCGAGTGGCGCCCGCTTCAGGGCCGGCACGCGGAGTACGTGCAGGAGGTGCTCGTCACGGCCTCCTCGGGCCTGGACAACACCGAGCTGCAATCCCTGGAGCCGTTCGATCTGCGGCAGCTGCGGCGCTACGACGATGCGATCATCTCGGGCTGGATCGCCGAGGAACCCTCGCTCTCCCAGGACCAGTGTCTGGCGCTGGCGCGGCGGGAAGTGCACGGCCACATGAAGAAGCGGCTCGCGGCCTTCATGCCTGGCGACAGCCACCGGGAGCTGACGTTCTCGACCCAGCTCCACAACGAGGCGCTGTCGCTCTGCCTGGTGCCCGTCTGGGTC is a genomic window of Stigmatella erecta containing:
- a CDS encoding WGR domain-containing protein; the encoded protein is MRRFEFVEGSSSKFWSPELKDSTFIVTYGRIGTAGQRKEKVFPDAQSASREYERKVAEKLREGYLEVTSGDAPPAPAPVAAPTAEPLPVLPPRVRARVPTAQQVEHAAQALTALESQLGERSWQVARQARRARRALRLLGGADPSPVRPVLDALMGRVVEPPGKPRLPLRLALGLLAELDVAAFVRATQQWKGAASAPTPLRAVTREVEALGDPELALRLGVLLAERPGLRGSSEEGWRHRWEGLKPSLEAHLRTAGGSLREHLSAIDAGGDAPLSRRLAQMQG
- a CDS encoding GNAT family N-acetyltransferase, with amino-acid sequence MVTDRPRFGPPAGPEEREAMVNIEAQAFAFPLPDAAGFLDKAGPENFRVLRENGQVVAMALPIPMGQWYGGRRVSMAGVGAVGVAPHARGRGAATQFMRQLLQEQREAGMALSVLFPSTQPLYRRVGYEPAGSRYEIRVQVEGLTVRERTLALRPVTEADQAALKDVYRRHAASRHGYLDRVPHIWNRVHSPRNETAYGFLVEGAQGVEGYVYVVRRRKVEYKQELMVTDFVALTPEAARRLLSFLGDHKSLALEAVWTGGAAEPWLLLLPEQTYQVKLLYHWMLRILDVPGALEARGYPEGLSASLHLEVEDELFAGNQGRFVLHVSGGQGRVERGGEGRLRLNVRTLAPLYSGFLPPEALRSVGLLSADDASVRQAAAVFSSPPPAMPDMF